In Nomascus leucogenys isolate Asia chromosome 6, Asia_NLE_v1, whole genome shotgun sequence, one DNA window encodes the following:
- the UBL7 gene encoding ubiquitin-like protein 7 isoform X2: MSLSDWHLAVKLADQPLAPKSILRLPETELGEYSLGGYSISFLKQLIAGKLQESVPDPELIDLIYCGRKLKDDQTLDFYGIQPGSTVHVLRKSWPEPDQKPEPVDKVAAMREFRVLHTALHSSSSYREAVFKMLSNKESLDQIIVATPGLSSDPIALGVLQDKDLFSVFADPNMLDTLVPAHPALVNAIVLVLHSVAGSAPMPGTDSSSRSMPSSSYRDMPGGFLFEGLSDDEDDFHPNTRSTPSSSTPSSRPASLGYSGAAGPRPITQSELATALALASTPESSSHTPTPGTQGHSSGTSPMSSGVQSGTPITNDLFSQALQHALQASGQPSLQSQWQPQLQQLRDMGIQDDELSLRALQATGGDIQAALELIFAGGAP, translated from the exons ATGTCTCTCTCAGACTGGCACCTGGCGGTGAAGCTGGCTGACCAGCCACTTGCTCCAAAGTCTATTCTTCGGTTGCCAGAGACAGAACTGGGAGAATACTCGCTAGGGGGCTATAGTATTTCATTTCTGAAGCAGCTTATTGCTGGCAAACTGCAGGAGTCTGTTCCAGACCCTGAGCTGATTG ATCTCATCTACTGTGGTCGGAAGCTAAAAGATGACCAGACACTTGACTTCTATGGCATTCAACCTGGGTCCACCGTCCATGTTCTGCGAAAGTCCTGGCCTGAACCTGATCAGAAACCGG AACCTGTGGACAAAGTGGCTGCCATGAGAGAGTTCCGGGTGTTGCACACTGCGCTGCACAGCAGCTCCTCTTACAGGGAGGCG GTCTTTAAGATGCTCAGCAATAAGGAATCTCTGGATCAGATCATTGTGGCCACCCCAGGCCTCAGCAGTGACCCTATTGCTCTTG GGGTTCTCCAGGACAAGGACCTCTTCTCTGTCTTTGCTGATCCCAATATGCTTGATAC GTTGGTGCCTGCTCACCCAGCCCTTGTCAATGCCATTGTCCTGGTTCTGCACTCCGTAGCAGGCAGTGCCCCGATGCCTGGGACTGACTCCTCTTCCCGGAGCATGCCCTCCAGCTCATACCGGGATATGCCAG GTGGCTTCCTGTTTGAAGGGCTCTCAGATGATGAGGACGACTTTCACCCA AACACCAGGTCCACACCCTCTAGCAGTACCCCCAGCTCCCGCCCAGCCTCCCTGGGGTACAGTGGAGCTGCTGGGCCCCGGCCCATCACCCAGAGTGAGCTGGCCACCGCCTTGGCCCTGGCCAGCACTCCGGAGAGCAGCTCTCACACACCGACTCCTGGTACCCAG ggccattcctcagggacctCACCAATGTCCTCTGGTGTCCAGTCAGGGACGCCCATCACCAATGATCTCTTCAGCCAAGCCCTACAGCATGCCCTTCAGGCCTCTGGGCAGCCCAGCCTTCAG AGCCAGTGGCAGCCCCAGCTGCAGCAGCTACGTGACATGGGCATCCAGGACGATGAGCTGAGCCTGCGGGCCCTGCAGGCCACCGGTGGGGACATCCAAGCGGCCCTGGAGCTCATCTTTGCTGGAGGAGCCCCATGA
- the UBL7 gene encoding ubiquitin-like protein 7 isoform X1, translating into MMTITRTYLALQDSSAVRVSDLFSGVPCMPGRKRERERERMSLSDWHLAVKLADQPLAPKSILRLPETELGEYSLGGYSISFLKQLIAGKLQESVPDPELIDLIYCGRKLKDDQTLDFYGIQPGSTVHVLRKSWPEPDQKPEPVDKVAAMREFRVLHTALHSSSSYREAVFKMLSNKESLDQIIVATPGLSSDPIALGVLQDKDLFSVFADPNMLDTLVPAHPALVNAIVLVLHSVAGSAPMPGTDSSSRSMPSSSYRDMPGGFLFEGLSDDEDDFHPNTRSTPSSSTPSSRPASLGYSGAAGPRPITQSELATALALASTPESSSHTPTPGTQGHSSGTSPMSSGVQSGTPITNDLFSQALQHALQASGQPSLQSQWQPQLQQLRDMGIQDDELSLRALQATGGDIQAALELIFAGGAP; encoded by the exons ATGATGACTATAACAAGAACTTATCTTGCTTTGCAAGATTCTTCCGCcgtcagagtttctgatttattttctggGGTTCCATGTATGCCAG ggagaaagagagagcgcGAAAGAGAGAGGATGTCTCTCTCAGACTGGCACCTGGCGGTGAAGCTGGCTGACCAGCCACTTGCTCCAAAGTCTATTCTTCGGTTGCCAGAGACAGAACTGGGAGAATACTCGCTAGGGGGCTATAGTATTTCATTTCTGAAGCAGCTTATTGCTGGCAAACTGCAGGAGTCTGTTCCAGACCCTGAGCTGATTG ATCTCATCTACTGTGGTCGGAAGCTAAAAGATGACCAGACACTTGACTTCTATGGCATTCAACCTGGGTCCACCGTCCATGTTCTGCGAAAGTCCTGGCCTGAACCTGATCAGAAACCGG AACCTGTGGACAAAGTGGCTGCCATGAGAGAGTTCCGGGTGTTGCACACTGCGCTGCACAGCAGCTCCTCTTACAGGGAGGCG GTCTTTAAGATGCTCAGCAATAAGGAATCTCTGGATCAGATCATTGTGGCCACCCCAGGCCTCAGCAGTGACCCTATTGCTCTTG GGGTTCTCCAGGACAAGGACCTCTTCTCTGTCTTTGCTGATCCCAATATGCTTGATAC GTTGGTGCCTGCTCACCCAGCCCTTGTCAATGCCATTGTCCTGGTTCTGCACTCCGTAGCAGGCAGTGCCCCGATGCCTGGGACTGACTCCTCTTCCCGGAGCATGCCCTCCAGCTCATACCGGGATATGCCAG GTGGCTTCCTGTTTGAAGGGCTCTCAGATGATGAGGACGACTTTCACCCA AACACCAGGTCCACACCCTCTAGCAGTACCCCCAGCTCCCGCCCAGCCTCCCTGGGGTACAGTGGAGCTGCTGGGCCCCGGCCCATCACCCAGAGTGAGCTGGCCACCGCCTTGGCCCTGGCCAGCACTCCGGAGAGCAGCTCTCACACACCGACTCCTGGTACCCAG ggccattcctcagggacctCACCAATGTCCTCTGGTGTCCAGTCAGGGACGCCCATCACCAATGATCTCTTCAGCCAAGCCCTACAGCATGCCCTTCAGGCCTCTGGGCAGCCCAGCCTTCAG AGCCAGTGGCAGCCCCAGCTGCAGCAGCTACGTGACATGGGCATCCAGGACGATGAGCTGAGCCTGCGGGCCCTGCAGGCCACCGGTGGGGACATCCAAGCGGCCCTGGAGCTCATCTTTGCTGGAGGAGCCCCATGA